Below is a window of Naumovozyma castellii chromosome 9, complete genome DNA.
CGTTTAATAGGTTTATTTAGATTAATGGCGGAAGAACTCGTATCTGGTTCTGCCAAGGAAGCCGTGTTACTTCGAGAAACATCAGTATCTGGTTCTGTTATTGCAGTATACAATTTATGATGCTCACCTATTGCAACATCCATGGCATTTATTTGGGATGCTTGTAGGAAAGAGTTTTTGCTGTGATATTTGGGCACTCGAAATTGTGCATTTAATTCTAAAGATCCATTGATACATTGACCAGGAATTACAATATCTATATGTTCTCCTTGGCTAAATTGTCTTGCATAATCATCTCTTATATCTGCTGAAAATTGTTCCATAATTGTTAAATCTGCAGGCTCAAATGGACCCAGTGGGGCATTATCAGCATCTTTGTCGGAAGTTATCACTTTGGGGGCTAGGTGAGGATTAATTAAGAAGATCTTATCTAACAACTCCTTTGAGTAACAAAAAACTCTATGCTGAGGTGTCAGTCCTTGATTAATAGCTATTTCTTCCCAATAATCATCGATTACTCTGGAACCCGACGCAACTACTGCAGCTCCAAACTGAATAAACACAGAGCGTGCTGTAACATAGATGATGTTAGAATCATTACCACTATCCGCTATTGAGCTTATAAGGTTGTTAGTACGTAGAAAATGTGTAGTTTCTTCGTCAGCCTCAATTGGATATAGGTTGCCATTGATTCTGAGAAATTCGTCAAATGCAcctttaaattttaaacAGTCTAATAGGTCAGTCAATAAAACAAATGATATTGCTCCAGTCTTTGGTATAGAGAAtgtggaaaataaaaatgaacGATTTCCCAGAAGATTTCCCTTGTCTGTAATCTTCCTTTCTCCATGTGAATCCTTGATTGTCATTTTATAATCATATTTTTGGATGGGAGCCTCCTTGTCAATATAAGAAGGTAAGTTGATCAGCGTCTTTGGCGGTTCAAATACTGGTTCCTGGAGGAGTTCATTATTGCTTGCACTTTGCAAGTAATGTTTAACTAAGGAACATTGGTGATTCAGTAGGACTTCCTGGGAGGGCTGTATTATGGAGCCCTCCTTCTCTGGTAGCTCAGTGGTCATCAGAAGGGGATATCGCTGGGCTCAAGACGTTTGTTTAGGTCTTGTCTTGGACATATGCACTGTAGCCTAAGGCATGATGTAATTTAGTATTTTGTTTTCCCGTGCTGAACGGACCGAAAAGCATTTGGGCAAAGCAAGTACGTAAGGTAAAGCTCGAACGGTTTCGACAGATCAGTGTCAGAATTAAAAAGAGGTTAGGTTTAATATAGCATTACGTTGATTTAAACCAGACTCGGTGTACtacaaattgaaatttacTTTAGATTACGCTGACAAGCAGATGTTCATGCCTCGCCTTGTTCTAATGGTTACGCTATGAAATCACTTACTTTGGCTATATGAGAATACACAAGGATCAAATGtacaaacaacaatagaGCTATGTTACGTCTCTGTAGTACCACAGCGGAACTTAAGTTGTTCAACCTTCATCAATTGCACGCAAACGTGCACGGTGAAGCTCTGATTTCCCAGATTAGAGAGACTGTCCAAACATGGTAGACCTCTGGACAGCCAAATAGACTGGTTTATTTTAGCTAGTTCTTTTTGCATTTTGAACTAAGGTTGAAATAAAGCAACGAAGAATTGTCCTGTTATATAGGTTGTCgaaaataatcaataaaCTCCGGGTAATATATAACAAGGTTATGAAAAATGTAGGGTATATGAGCTCTTCAGTGGTTCTTTAAGTTCTTAGTAGTTATCGGTAATCTTTAATATAGTTAATAGCTATGACAAAGAAGTACAGTGAGTATATCTTGGggaaatttaatgaaacagATTGGAAGGCAGGTGAATTGGGATTGCGTTTATAAGGAAAGTTTAGCTAGGTGTGAATGTCGATAATATCTTACTGAGTTCCTCTCATGGTGGACGATTTGTTGGAgtcttaatttttttttcgaTTGTAATACGTTGTTCAGTTTTGCGGATCATGAGTAAAGATATCAAAGTGATTTAGACTTATAGATCGCTACGTTATATCTGAGGCTATATCAATATTGATATTTCATGATTGTCTTTTCGACAGGCTTTGTTTGATATTTGAAACCTTTACCTGATCACACCCAGACACAGTATATTTTTATCAAAAATCACGGAGATTTGGTAGTTTTGCTGGGGATATAGGAAAGAATCAGTTTACCCAAGTTTAATAGACACTTCGCTTAGAGGGTCTTAATATTTTGGGAGgagatatatttttatgttTGAATCAGGCTTACAAAAGGAAGGTCACTTCAATAATGTTTGATTTATGGTTAACATGTTAAATATGGACCCATCACGCCCAGGATTTGATCCTTTGAATGGGTGATCTGAATTATTCCACGTATTGCCACCAACTCTTCTCTTTGAGAAGGCGCCAAGTGTTTTTCTGTTAATCTGTATTAGCAATGGTTCCTTTTTAGTTAATTTTCCCAACCTTCCTTTGAAAATGGGTAAAATTAGTTCACTAAACTTTTCTTATTACTTGCCATCTCGAACAACTGTTCAACCTTTTAAGTGGAAATTTTCCTTGGACACATTCTATCGTTTTATGGATTAAGTGAAATTGAGGAGATTTCCGGTTTATGTTGTTGATAGAAAACGATACTGTCGCGCTAAACTAATGATCAATACGCAAAGTTTCCATAATGTCAAGTAATGTTTTCTCTCTGTGATTTTTATACTTTACAACTGTTGTGGAAACTAGCTGTATGTAcctctttttttttctgaCAGCCatattctaaatttttggaaaaccTATTTTTATTATGTAGACTTAGTAGTAGTCATTAGAGTGATAGACAatagtttttttttgttatcattattagatgTATCGTATTATAAttgtttaaaaaaaatatttatgaGTAATGAGATATAAACTTACAAAAATGCTTTAAAATTCTatgaatatgatgaataaGTAGGTTAATTTGGGATGAAAAAAACATGGCAATAATTTAGCGACGACAAGTAAATCATTCAAGGTTTGCAAATGCATCCAAATCAACAATCATATCTGGAATTTTCTTCATAGGAAGGTTGTTGTAAACGATTTGATATACAGCCTCGAATAATGGGAATTCAGTAAGTAAGCCACAGGTTTCTAACCATTCATGGACTTCTTTACACGTTATAATACCTTGAGCTGATTGACCATTCAATAGTTCCTTTTCAGCTTCTAAGGCATCCAACCCAGTCTTAGCCATGTATTTACCCACTTTAACATTTCTACCACCTGAACATGTTGTAATTAAATCGGCAACACCAGCAGATTCTTGGTAGAAAGTTTCGACTCTAGATTCAGGGAAAAACATTTGACCGAATTTAATTATTTCACCTAAACCGACTCTTTGAATGGCGGCAGAAGCATTATTACCCCAACCTAAACCTTCAACGAACCCACAACCAAGTGCAACAACATTTTTTAGAGCACCGGCAATAGAGATACCTGCGACATCTTCAATGACAGAGACATGGAAGTATGGTCTGTGGAACAAAGCCTTTAAAATGTTATGATCCACATCTTTACCTTCACCTCTGAAATCTGATGGAATATGATATGCAACTGTGGTTTCTGACCAATGTTCCTTGGCGACTTCTGGAGCCAAATTAGCCCCTGAAAGAGCACCACATTcaatattcaattcatcGGTGATATAGGTAGATAATAATTGTACACCCTTAGCATCAACTTCGAACCCTTTCAAACAAGAAATGGCTCTTACAGTTAGACTAACGTGACCCTTTAATGTACCTacaattcttcttaaaaATTGATGAggaatattgaaaactAAGATATCAGCACCCTTAACAGCGTCTAACAAGTCAGGATTAGCAACCAAATTATCAGGTAATGTAATATCAGGAAGATATTTAACATTTTGATGTTGTGTATTTATAATTTCTGTTAAGTTTTCACCGTcgattttttcttcaaagacCCACATTTGTACTTCTTCAGCGAACAATTGAGGATTTATCCTTGTGTTTTCAGCGACGACTTTGGCGATTGTAGTACCCCAGTTACCAGAACCGATGACGGTAACTTTATAAGGATGATCCAACGAGATAGTTGAACCACTGGAAGAGCTTGAGGTGGATCTCTTCATTGATGCGTTTAAAATATCGGAAGTAATGTTTAATCTATCAGTAGCGGCCATTTTTATTGTTAATGTAGTGTTCAATTGACTATGTTTGTTGGTTTTGTGTTCAAAGTATAAGTGTAAAGGAAAGGGAACTAAGGGGATAGAGTAGAATTGTGGTAATAATTGGGATACTTATATATCTGAAAATGGCAAAAGAAATGCGATTCGGAGAAGCAGGGTCAAAGATAAATGTTGAATCAGTCTTCCACGTAATCTTCTCTACGTATTTGAAACCACTACGTATAGAAAGATGGACAGTTGGGTCATTCAAATTACAATTTGGCTCCCATTCCAGATAACGGGAAAGTAGGTATGTGGTGTATGGGTGGGAACGGCCAAAGCTGTCCTCAAAGTGGCCCAAAATGCACGGGTGGACGAGTCAAACGTGGGTCTGTCTCTTGGCCCTGTCCCTTTTTGGCCCTCGAGGGACAGGGACAGGGGCCACGTTTGACCCCATTTGTCCTGATTGGTCCATCCACTACGGCGATTCATCTCCGAGAATGGTTCACTTACGTAAAGAACGTTACGTAAATTATACTATTATGTTTTACATAATATCACTTTTCCAACGATAAACCCTGCCTACGTACGTTAGTAGCCGAGACAGTTGACTTACAGGctcttttttttcaaaataaagaattagcGTTCCTTGGTAACTGATTAGTCCGTGCATTATGATCACTAAACTGCTGCAATCCTATGTAGATAGAGTTCTTACGTACACAAAATGAGGAGTCACTAGGCCTGCTGATCAAGCCCTTTTTCCTCTGAATGGTAGGTATCTAAAAgagatttatttttttcttacACTTTTTGAGAAGAATTCCATGGGAAATTTTGTTCGTTTTCACTTCACGCACCTAAAGAAAATCGGATTTCCAGTGGTTAATAATGGAGATAGAAAAGCAAAAGGTGACTTTAAACTGCCAAGTCAGTAAAAATAATCGCAATATCCATTGTCTTCCTTGCAGTTCGAAACGAATAATAATTAGTGGGAACTAAATAACTAATGATAAGATATGTAACTATAGTGTTTTCCTACTGTACAAAAAAAGGTGGCGATATTAAGTTTTACTTGAAAAAATCACTTTTTCAAAGATCAGACAtaacttcttcaaagaacAAAACAGATTTTCTGTTATTTGTGTATTCTTGGACAATATATTTACAGGGTTTGGCACAAAGTCTCATctaaaattgaatatttatctGCAGTGTCTCTCTTTAAACTTTTATctaatttttgaaaaataacatTTAATACGCAtgaaaggaaaataaatataaaaataggACAAAGCACAAAAACGACATGACATAAAATACaccaaagaaaagaaagaaggaGGCAAGATGgtaagaaaatatttaaactTCCATTTCCCTTcttattgttgtttttggAGTATGCAATTAGTAAAATTATTTCTGCCTCAGAATAAAACTACCTAAGAGCACTCCAGTAGTGCTAGCTTGAATAATGTTTCCTTGAGgatcatttattattcattcaaGTGTAACTACAAACTACAGTACCGAGAGAACAGGCAAGCCATCTTGTCCTTGTGACAGAACAGAACGGAAACGAGTCAATAAGAAGTCAGGTCACGTGACCCGCGGGCAAAGCCGTTGATTGCTTGAAGGACGGACGGAACAGTCATCCGCGGCGGCGTACAAAAGAAAACTGCACTGCTCCGTACTCTGCGCGTAACTTGACATCGATCGGGTTCTATTCAGCTAACCTGTATGAATCACTTTTATTATTCCCTTCCAGCAATCATCGGTCTACAGAACCCAAACTCTGAACAATCTGACAAACAACGGTCGCCATCTGCCCTCTATATAACTTTCTCATTGAGAACTGCAACGGGATAACAAATTGCACCCTCTGGTCCACGCACGTATTCTGGGataccattgaagaaaagtaACGCTACGTCTGATAGATAAATCAACTAGATACAAGGATAGAGATACAGAAACCTGCAACGCTTCGAGTGCCTATAGCAATATTAGATCTAATAAAATTCATATTATCCAATGGAGCCAACTAACACTCTTCATCAATCGTCATCGAACGCTTCATTATCCTCCCTCTTCAATAAGGGGAAAAAATTGACTGGATTATCTAAACTCTTTGCCAGTGAACATGCGAAACATGATAATCATaatcaccatcatcatcatcaccatcataGTGAATATCATTCACAGGCTTCCAATGATAGACTTCAACAGgatccaattcttcatgCCAGTAAGGATATTATAGGCCATATTTTGTCGCCAATGAAATCCTCTTCACCACCTACTTCAAATTCACTGACATATTCAAACTCATCACCAAACGTACGTACCAAAAATGAACGGACAAGTAGTGGTTCTGATTCAATTAAACAAAACCTCCCAccttttattaataaagattCAACTACATCTTCAACACCAAATATGCATCACAAACAAGCATATACTAATAACcttaataatactaatgtTAAATTGACATCGCATAATCCATTGTCACATCATTTGCATaatccattgaattatACACATAATCCAattaatttacaaaatgctaattcaaattctatGACTACTCCAGCATCATCAAGAGCATCTCCAGTTTCTGTAATTTCAAGTTCAAATATATCACATTTGCATCCAGTGGAAATTTTACAaacaaaattggaaaatgaacaaaatcaattaaataaatcacAGCGTAATcatgaaaatattcttaatcATAatcaatataataattcaagCAATAATacaccaaagaagaagaaaaaatcattaaagtTGAAAAGATTCTTTAAAAACTTCCAGACGGAAACAAAATCTTCtcattcatcatcatcaacatcaacaaaaCCATCACTCTCTAATAATGTTAGTGATAATTCAGTAAGGAAATCAGAGGAAACACCGTTGTATGATACTGATAATCCAAGACAActaattgaaaaatacgGTATCCCAGGTAAGAAATTGGGAGAAGGTGCCACGGGATCAGTATCAATAGTTCAAGGAACTGATGGGAAGATGTTTGCCGTCAAGATGTTCCGTGCTCCAAAGACAACAAATGTAGTTACttattccaagaaaattaCTGTGGAATTTTGTATTGGTTCCACTTTACATCATCagaatattattgaaacattcGACATGTTGAGAGAGGGTGAAACTTTTTTGGTCGTTATGGAATATGCTCCCtatgattttttcaatttggtaATGGCTGACCTCATGACAACAAAGGAAGTTTCCTGTTATTTCAAACAACTTTGTAACGGTGTCAATTATCTACATGATATGGGTATTGCTCATCGCGatttaaaattagataACTGTGTGGTCTCACACAATGGGATCTTGAAATTAATCGATTTCGGGAGTGCCGTTATATTCCAATATCCCTatgaaaacaaaattgTTAAGGCGCAGGGAATAGTGGGTTCAGATCCTTATTTGGCACCTGAATTATTGAACACTAGTACTTATGATCCAAGACCCGTGGATGTTTGGTCAATAGCAATTATCTACTATTGTATGATTCTAAGACGGTTCCCCTGGAAGGCACCaagaaaaagtttcaattcattcaGATTGTTTTGCGAAGATcctgatgatgaagatgacgTAGCAAAGGGACCTTACAGATTATTAAGATTACTACCTTCCAAATCAAGACCACTGATTGCTAAAATGTTATTACTCGATCCTAAGAAGCGtatattaatgaatgaaGTAGTGAAAGATGAATGGTTCGCATCTATCAAACAATGCTGTCAGGATGAAAGTGGCAACTTGATAGACCGTCCTAAATCACATAAGCATCATCTAATAACTGAGGAACAACTAGAACAACTATCGACGGAAAGAGCAAGAGTTGAGCACGAAAAGGAGGAGGAGAAGCataagaaaaaggaaatgCTAATGGAAGATATTGACAGAATGTTAACTGATTAAGTTTGCATTCTTTCGACtcatataaataaataaataaactaGTAAATACATACAATATGGATAAGTTTCTATGTATTATCTACAAGCAAAGTGGGTAACTTAATATTAAACCCACTTTCCAATCCTGCCAAAATTACCTGAGGGAGTCTTGTGAGTCCAATATTGGAAACATAAtatgaatttaatgattaATTTATCTTACCGGTACTTGTTCCAAGCGTTAAAAATCACCGGAGTTTTTGAACACGAGCCTAATCATCGATAtgaaaattccaaaaacTCCTCAATTGTGAATGCTTGGAACTAAACTCCATCTAGCAATGCATTCAAGTTTTTTACCCTTCCAGAATCACACCAAGAAAATGTTGGCGAGGTCGATCAACATGATATCCATCAAATCGCCCCTCTTGAGCCGTGGGTTTATATATAAGAGTCTCCTCATTGAGAAAGGATATTCTTTTAAAGGGCTTCCATTGAACCAAAGCAAAAGAACTCCATTCATCTTAACTAATTGCTTTAGTTCACTACCCGCCAGTCAACTTTTTAAGAAAGGTACCCCCATGAACGGGCTGTTTTCAACTGAATCCGTAATGTTACAACACAACCTGGGgattataaataaaagacTATTATGTGACAGACATATTTTGATAAGGAAATTTCACAGCACCCCTCAAAAGAAGTTTAATGGTAATGAGGGGCCGCCAAATCGAAGGATAAAAATAATCAGAATACCCTCAATTTTACTGATTTTCTCCTCTCTTGGAATACTGATTATAACGTTAATGATTCTTCCTCTATTAATATCTGcattttttccatttttgatACTTGGTATTGCACTATttcaatttagaaaatggaaacaaAACACTCTTTACAAGCAATTATTGGCTCACTTAAAGAATAAATCAAAGGGACACATGTCAATAAAATATAGTACCTTAAATTCGCTTCAATATAAGATCTTAAATGATATAAGCTTTATGAAAAACAGTCAAGGATTCAAACCAGATATTCTgaatatgaaaatgaatgattttataaattcaaaCGCCAGGGATTCGGAAGCATTGTTGAATCTTTTACAAAGTAGAATAATGGAAGCCATAGAGACTGACGAACTAGGGATACGGACTTATTTCCTAGGAGCGGCagataatattaataatgttaCACACTGGGTTAATGAGGGGCTAGATTTTGAACTAGACACTAAAAATAGTATATCTAAGGGAAAATTGGTTAACGGTGAAATGATACTATCAGTGACGTATGCACTATAtttaaaatctttgaaatctCCTAAAAGAAGAATAGCAGAGGTGTCCATTGTGGTTCTGGATGAATCTGTAGAAAAGAATCATGTTTTCATATCTATCAACGATTTAGCAAAAACCAATAAATCCTGTCCTATGGTTTTTGCAATCAAACCGGTAAAAATCGATCTATCTCTTTTATTACAAcctttccaatttattttAGATGATTATGGGAGATCTGGAAGTAACTATGATGTTTATAACACCAAATCTGGGAACAGAGAATTCAGATTACGAGAATAGAATGTCATTTCatttcatatatataaacAATTATACTCTCCGTTAAGAGACGTTGTGTATACGAATAAATTTGCAAGAGTTTAATTTTATCTCAGAGAAGATGACAGTTCAAAGGGCTAGAAATGCATGCAGAAgactcttcttcaataactGATAAATAGAAATCTCTTTTTAATTTTCAAGACCGACCTATCACTCGGAaatcaaaacaaaacaaataCGCgaatcttcaaaaaatggaaTCTGCGTAACAATAACGAAATCTTGAGGAAACAATGTTGGCTCAGGCTCATCTCGACAAAGAGGCCAATACCAATACAAACGTCCTCTGAACAAACATCAGTTTTTAAGGCAATTGAAGACTTCCTTTGTACATTTTACTAAAAGGCTTTGCGTCTCGGTCGAATAGCTCATGgcaaaatattcatatcATTCACGGTTGAGTATTCACAGGAGAGAGCCGTTGCAAAATCTAGGTACCAATATTGAACCTGATGattcagatgatgaaaaggTATCAGGTCCTCCAGTACTAAGCAATTTTGCATCTGCATTTCTCTCTGAAGGAGATAAGAACACAAGCAACataagagaagaagaaacaaatgttttcaataacTCGAATATGAAACTATCACAAACTCCCAATAATTCTATTGAACCAAACCAAGCGGACGATCTTTCACTCCATTCAACACTCTTTGCAAACACTGTAGGCAATCGACAATCAAGTTTAACCACAATGAACAGCACCAATAATTTCGCTCTCAACCACGATACTAATAAAGAGCATACTGTTTTCGAGGATAATTTACAGAAAATTAAGTCTTTACAACAAACTATGAAAGAAGAGCTTACATCCAGATACATTGAAAGGAGAAATAAGCGATTTTTAACGAGTAGAAGAAATAATCTTGGACCCGCTAAAAGGGCTTCTACATCTGCAATCTCTGCCTCCACTGAGGATAGatatcaagaaaatgataaacACAGTAATAATGAGAAGTATTCAACACAGGATGATAGTAATATTTTAGCAAAGCAGGTAGGTCGATTATCATCACCACTGAACCGTCAAAATCGGGCATTTCAGTCATCTAATGGCGATGATACAAACATGAAAGAACCAGTTGATTATTcctcaattgaatttggCGAGCTGACTCCATTTGAATACTTAAAGAAACATGATCTTCCCACTTCGGAACTCCCGTATATTTCAAGGATATATTTTGAGAAACAGAAGCTAGAAAATAGACAAACCGTGCTCAGGAAACGACGCTTCTCATCGAAGGAGTCATTGTCGCTAGGCacaacttcatcattagCACCATATTCTAACTCAAAGAATAATACAACAAATCAGGTTTCGAGAGACTTGTCGTTACCAAGGAGGAAGATTTCAGATACGTCATCCAAGATTTCGAAGcaaatattaaaatcaaatattaaCCTGTCGGAAAGTGGATCACATGGTTTTCCACCAGACTTACAAAGCATACAGAGACAGCATGAATCGGCGGAGAAATTGTCACGAGCACCCTTGATTGATTTGAATGTGAATAACGTCTCCCCAAAAAGGATGGATAAACTTCGGGAAACTCACAAGTTTTCTGACAGTCGTTTAAATGTCCAGGATTTTAGCAAGAAAACAGATGTTGTTGTGTATGAAAAACAAGCTCCTCGGAAGAAAGTTGAAATCGTCGAACCGAAACGGTCACATTCTAAATTGGCAAAGCGCAATACGATAACTGTAAATGATACAGAATACGAAAAAATTGAACTGTTAGGAAGAGGGGGGTCATCAAGGGTTTACAAGGTAAAAAACTCGCAAAATAAGGTTTTTGCTTTAAAGCGGGTTTCCTTTGACGAATTTGACGATTCGAGTGTTGATGGATTTAAAGGAGAGATCGAACTACTTGAGAAATTATCCAACGAATCTCGAGTTgtgaaattatttgacTATCAAATGGATAG
It encodes the following:
- the SWP82 gene encoding Swp82p (ancestral locus Anc_8.1), which encodes MTTELPEKEGSIIQPSQEVLLNHQCSLVKHYLQSASNNELLQEPVFEPPKTLINLPSYIDKEAPIQKYDYKMTIKDSHGERKITDKGNLLGNRSFLFSTFSIPKTGAISFVLLTDLLDCLKFKGAFDEFLRINGNLYPIEADEETTHFLRTNNLISSIADSGNDSNIIYVTARSVFIQFGAAVVASGSRVIDDYWEEIAINQGLTPQHRVFCYSKELLDKIFLINPHLAPKVITSDKDADNAPLGPFEPADLTIMEQFSADIRDDYARQFSQGEHIDIVIPGQCINGSLELNAQFRVPKYHSKNSFLQASQINAMDVAIGEHHKLYTAITEPDTDVSRSNTASLAEPDTSSSAINLNKPIKRMLSSILDMPSTTAKDKKSEEFDKIYSNNGLHSSHIDLNIDGWKFETLPVKSANNHSEYSTRGLPNYEKNILFKRLNLLTPNEIKEVEHMHDAVFLNTGLQNLRKIRSKKWTKYWQYKFGAPIGLQKNQNSAFMNRYLTDILNQSSVLTTYNEETNNDETHITTRTPNPNLLKNGNIRGFKPPYVFRNNER
- the NCAS0I02050 gene encoding glycerol-3-phosphate dehydrogenase family protein (ancestral locus Anc_3.169): MAATDRLNITSDILNASMKRSTSSSSSGSTISLDHPYKVTVIGSGNWGTTIAKVVAENTRINPQLFAEEVQMWVFEEKIDGENLTEIINTQHQNVKYLPDITLPDNLVANPDLLDAVKGADILVFNIPHQFLRRIVGTLKGHVSLTVRAISCLKGFEVDAKGVQLLSTYITDELNIECGALSGANLAPEVAKEHWSETTVAYHIPSDFRGEGKDVDHNILKALFHRPYFHVSVIEDVAGISIAGALKNVVALGCGFVEGLGWGNNASAAIQRVGLGEIIKFGQMFFPESRVETFYQESAGVADLITTCSGGRNVKVGKYMAKTGLDALEAEKELLNGQSAQGIITCKEVHEWLETCGLLTEFPLFEAVYQIVYNNLPMKKIPDMIVDLDAFANLE
- the RTK1 gene encoding putative serine/threonine protein kinase RTK1 (ancestral locus Anc_3.167), with translation MEPTNTLHQSSSNASLSSLFNKGKKLTGLSKLFASEHAKHDNHNHHHHHHHHSEYHSQASNDRLQQDPILHASKDIIGHILSPMKSSSPPTSNSLTYSNSSPNVRTKNERTSSGSDSIKQNLPPFINKDSTTSSTPNMHHKQAYTNNLNNTNVKLTSHNPLSHHLHNPLNYTHNPINLQNANSNSMTTPASSRASPVSVISSSNISHLHPVEILQTKLENEQNQLNKSQRNHENILNHNQYNNSSNNTPKKKKKSLKLKRFFKNFQTETKSSHSSSSTSTKPSLSNNVSDNSVRKSEETPLYDTDNPRQLIEKYGIPGKKLGEGATGSVSIVQGTDGKMFAVKMFRAPKTTNVVTYSKKITVEFCIGSTLHHQNIIETFDMLREGETFLVVMEYAPYDFFNLVMADLMTTKEVSCYFKQLCNGVNYLHDMGIAHRDLKLDNCVVSHNGILKLIDFGSAVIFQYPYENKIVKAQGIVGSDPYLAPELLNTSTYDPRPVDVWSIAIIYYCMILRRFPWKAPRKSFNSFRLFCEDPDDEDDVAKGPYRLLRLLPSKSRPLIAKMLLLDPKKRILMNEVVKDEWFASIKQCCQDESGNLIDRPKSHKHHLITEEQLEQLSTERARVEHEKEEEKHKKKEMLMEDIDRMLTD
- the MRX9 gene encoding Mrx9p (ancestral locus Anc_3.164) — protein: MLGTKLHLAMHSSFLPFQNHTKKMLARSINMISIKSPLLSRGFIYKSLLIEKGYSFKGLPLNQSKRTPFILTNCFSSLPASQLFKKGTPMNGLFSTESVMLQHNLGIINKRLLCDRHILIRKFHSTPQKKFNGNEGPPNRRIKIIRIPSILLIFSSLGILIITLMILPLLISAFFPFLILGIALFQFRKWKQNTLYKQLLAHLKNKSKGHMSIKYSTLNSLQYKILNDISFMKNSQGFKPDILNMKMNDFINSNARDSEALLNLLQSRIMEAIETDELGIRTYFLGAADNINNVTHWVNEGLDFELDTKNSISKGKLVNGEMILSVTYALYLKSLKSPKRRIAEVSIVVLDESVEKNHVFISINDLAKTNKSCPMVFAIKPVKIDLSLLLQPFQFILDDYGRSGSNYDVYNTKSGNREFRLRE
- the NCAS0I02080 gene encoding Mps1 family protein kinase (ancestral locus Anc_3.162); this translates as MAKYSYHSRLSIHRREPLQNLGTNIEPDDSDDEKVSGPPVLSNFASAFLSEGDKNTSNIREEETNVFNNSNMKLSQTPNNSIEPNQADDLSLHSTLFANTVGNRQSSLTTMNSTNNFALNHDTNKEHTVFEDNLQKIKSLQQTMKEELTSRYIERRNKRFLTSRRNNLGPAKRASTSAISASTEDRYQENDKHSNNEKYSTQDDSNILAKQVGRLSSPLNRQNRAFQSSNGDDTNMKEPVDYSSIEFGELTPFEYLKKHDLPTSELPYISRIYFEKQKLENRQTVLRKRRFSSKESLSLGTTSSLAPYSNSKNNTTNQVSRDLSLPRRKISDTSSKISKQILKSNINLSESGSHGFPPDLQSIQRQHESAEKLSRAPLIDLNVNNVSPKRMDKLRETHKFSDSRLNVQDFSKKTDVVVYEKQAPRKKVEIVEPKRSHSKLAKRNTITVNDTEYEKIELLGRGGSSRVYKVKNSQNKVFALKRVSFDEFDDSSVDGFKGEIELLEKLSNESRVVKLFDYQMDSGVLFLIMECGDHDLSQILSQRSDMPLDMDFVRYHAREVVRCIKIVHDAGIVHSDLKPANFVFVKGILKIIDFGIANAIPDHTVNIYRENQIGTPNYMAPEALVAMNYTNENDGGNKWKVGKPSDIWSCGCIIYQMIYGRPPYAGFQGQNRLLAIMNPDVKVIFSEKTANNESIPRSLIDLMKGCLTRDPEKRWSVDQVLESPFFNPIVVTPFFIKDLIKNAVRYGVDQREVSNEKIEELANDVLGRLTDFKM